In Stenotrophomonas sp. 169, one DNA window encodes the following:
- a CDS encoding alpha/beta hydrolase, with translation MTERIPLLLLPGLLNDAELWRDQLTALEDIAACTVGDLTRGDTMQAVTDAVLAQAPPRFALAGFSMGGFVAQQIVRTAPERVLRLALIGTSIRADSPERAAQRATQVASVRLPGRFNGFGDTLMRSYIDVSRLDDEGLVQRVRAMTARLGAGVFLQQSALQRVDGHDVLSGYQDPLLIVCGANDRITPVSISEEMQALVPHSTLVVVPGSGHLVPMEKPAEVSAALRAWLLRD, from the coding sequence ATGACCGAACGCATCCCGCTGCTGCTGCTCCCCGGCCTGCTCAATGATGCAGAGCTGTGGCGCGACCAATTGACCGCACTCGAGGATATCGCGGCGTGCACCGTCGGCGATCTGACCCGGGGCGATACGATGCAGGCGGTGACCGACGCCGTACTGGCGCAGGCGCCACCGCGTTTTGCACTGGCCGGATTCTCGATGGGCGGTTTTGTCGCCCAACAGATTGTTCGCACGGCACCCGAGCGTGTTCTCCGGCTGGCCCTGATCGGCACCTCGATTCGTGCTGATTCGCCCGAACGCGCTGCGCAGCGCGCCACCCAGGTGGCCAGCGTGCGTCTTCCGGGTCGGTTCAATGGGTTCGGTGACACGCTGATGCGCAGTTACATCGATGTCTCGCGGCTGGATGACGAGGGGCTGGTACAGCGCGTGCGTGCGATGACGGCCCGGCTGGGCGCCGGGGTGTTCCTGCAGCAGAGCGCGCTGCAGCGGGTGGACGGGCACGATGTGCTGTCCGGCTATCAGGACCCGTTGTTGATCGTCTGTGGGGCGAATGACCGCATCACCCCCGTCTCGATCAGCGAGGAAATGCAGGCGCTGGTGCCGCATTCCACGCTGGTCGTCGTGCCTGGCAGCGGGCATCT
- a CDS encoding bifunctional acetate--CoA ligase family protein/GNAT family N-acetyltransferase yields MSTYNLQSVFRPQSVAVIGGSPRDRSAGRAVMRNLRGAGFAGKVAWVNPRHAEIDGTRTVKRLKDLDWVPELVVVTAPASIVPQVIADAAALGVAAAIILTAHLGEGPGSLAAQVEASARAKGLRILGPHCLGVIAPHARLNASIAAHVPQAGDLALISESSAIAAALVEWGVARSVGFSAVVSLGDTMDVDFGDLLDYFATDYRTRAILLYVEQIKDARKFMSAARAAARSKPVMVVKSGRAERIMPGNDTHVQALARADDVYGAAFNRAGLLRVSALDELFTAAETLGRLGAFPGRRLAILSNGGGVGRLAVDQLSALRGTLAGLSDSTVKQLDAVLPRGWSRSNPVDIVVDADGDRYAAAIEALLADNENDALLVVNVPTAFTSSADAAQALTRTLGLRPRHQRDKPVFAVWLGNDERATATLNAARVPTYPTEAEAVRGFQHLVRYRDAQSALMETPPSLPQDFVVDAGAARAIVEAALAAGQRWLDPLATHALLKAYGIPSAPVLHARDAHEAMDLAQPLLEQGASVALKILSPDIPHKSEVDGVRLNLSTLAAVQAAAISILSRARELRPDARIDGLLVQPTIVRPKARELIAGIADDATFGPVIVFGRGGTAVEVINDKALALPPLDLRLAHELIGRTRVSRILKPYSDFPAADERAVALVLVKLAQLAADIPEIRTLDINPLLADREGILALDARVAVAPSRILHKGRGHPRFAVFPYPKEWERELVLSDGSTAFVRPVRPEDDALFRAFFARVSDEDLRLRFFQSVKHFSHEFIARLTQLDYARSIALVALDPRSGEMLGAVRLHADADYHSGEYGILIRSDLKGHGIGWRLMTIMIEYAKWLGLDTVEGQVLRENSTMIAMCQSLGFTTRLDPDDSTVMMVSLPVQQVASTLLA; encoded by the coding sequence ATGAGCACCTACAACCTGCAGTCCGTGTTCCGCCCGCAGTCCGTTGCCGTTATCGGGGGCAGTCCGCGTGATCGTTCGGCGGGCCGTGCGGTGATGCGCAACCTGCGCGGGGCGGGCTTCGCCGGCAAGGTGGCGTGGGTCAATCCACGCCATGCGGAGATCGATGGCACGCGCACCGTCAAGCGCCTCAAAGACCTGGACTGGGTGCCGGAGCTGGTGGTGGTGACCGCGCCGGCCAGCATCGTGCCGCAGGTGATCGCCGATGCAGCGGCGCTGGGCGTTGCGGCGGCCATCATCCTTACCGCGCACCTGGGGGAGGGGCCCGGTTCGTTGGCGGCGCAGGTCGAAGCCAGCGCGCGCGCCAAGGGCCTGCGCATCCTCGGCCCGCATTGCCTGGGCGTGATCGCTCCCCATGCACGATTGAATGCCAGCATCGCCGCGCACGTGCCGCAGGCCGGCGACCTTGCCTTGATCTCTGAATCCAGTGCCATCGCCGCTGCTCTGGTGGAGTGGGGCGTGGCGCGCTCGGTCGGGTTTTCCGCCGTGGTGTCGCTGGGTGACACGATGGACGTCGACTTCGGCGACCTGCTGGATTATTTCGCCACCGACTACCGCACGCGCGCGATCCTGCTGTATGTCGAACAGATCAAGGACGCGCGCAAGTTCATGTCTGCTGCGCGTGCAGCCGCGCGCTCCAAGCCGGTGATGGTGGTGAAGTCGGGGCGTGCCGAACGGATCATGCCGGGCAATGACACCCACGTGCAGGCGCTGGCACGTGCCGATGATGTGTATGGCGCGGCGTTCAACCGTGCGGGCCTGCTGCGGGTGAGCGCGCTGGACGAGCTGTTCACCGCGGCAGAGACCCTGGGCCGGTTGGGTGCGTTCCCCGGCCGCCGGTTGGCCATCCTGAGCAACGGGGGCGGTGTGGGCAGGCTCGCGGTAGATCAATTGTCGGCACTGCGCGGCACGCTGGCCGGCCTGTCCGACAGCACCGTCAAGCAGCTCGATGCGGTGCTGCCGCGCGGGTGGTCACGCTCCAACCCGGTGGACATCGTGGTCGACGCCGATGGCGATCGGTATGCCGCCGCCATCGAAGCGCTGCTGGCCGACAACGAAAACGACGCCCTGCTGGTGGTCAACGTGCCCACGGCCTTCACCTCATCGGCCGACGCTGCGCAGGCACTCACCCGCACACTGGGCCTGCGGCCACGGCATCAGCGGGACAAGCCGGTATTCGCCGTCTGGCTGGGCAACGACGAGCGCGCCACGGCCACCTTGAACGCCGCGCGCGTACCGACTTATCCCACCGAAGCCGAGGCCGTGCGCGGCTTCCAGCACCTGGTGCGCTATCGCGATGCGCAGAGTGCGCTGATGGAGACCCCGCCCAGCCTGCCGCAGGATTTCGTCGTCGATGCCGGCGCGGCGCGCGCGATCGTCGAGGCGGCACTGGCTGCCGGCCAGCGCTGGCTTGACCCCTTGGCGACGCATGCGCTGCTGAAGGCCTATGGCATTCCCTCCGCACCCGTGCTGCATGCCCGCGATGCCCACGAGGCGATGGACCTGGCCCAGCCCTTGCTGGAGCAGGGTGCCAGCGTGGCCTTGAAGATCCTGTCGCCCGATATTCCGCACAAGTCCGAGGTGGACGGTGTACGCCTGAATCTGTCCACCCTCGCGGCGGTGCAGGCAGCAGCGATCAGCATCCTGTCTCGCGCGCGCGAACTGCGTCCCGATGCGCGCATCGACGGCCTGCTGGTGCAGCCCACCATCGTGCGCCCGAAAGCGCGCGAACTGATTGCCGGCATCGCCGACGATGCGACGTTCGGGCCGGTGATCGTGTTCGGCCGCGGCGGTACCGCCGTCGAAGTGATCAATGACAAGGCGCTGGCGCTACCGCCGCTGGATCTACGGCTGGCCCACGAGCTGATCGGCCGCACGCGCGTGTCGCGCATCCTCAAGCCGTACAGTGATTTCCCGGCGGCCGACGAGCGCGCCGTGGCGCTGGTACTGGTCAAGCTTGCGCAGCTCGCCGCGGACATCCCCGAGATCCGCACCCTGGATATCAATCCCCTGCTGGCCGATCGCGAAGGCATCCTTGCACTGGATGCCCGCGTGGCCGTCGCGCCATCGCGCATCCTGCACAAGGGACGTGGCCACCCGCGGTTTGCGGTGTTCCCGTATCCCAAGGAATGGGAGCGCGAACTGGTGCTGTCCGATGGCAGCACCGCCTTCGTGCGGCCCGTCCGTCCGGAGGACGATGCGCTGTTCCGTGCGTTCTTCGCCCGGGTCAGTGACGAAGATCTGCGATTGCGTTTTTTCCAGTCAGTGAAGCACTTCAGCCATGAGTTCATCGCGCGCCTGACCCAGCTTGATTACGCACGCTCCATTGCGCTGGTCGCCCTTGATCCGCGATCGGGCGAGATGCTCGGCGCGGTCCGCCTGCATGCCGATGCCGATTACCACAGCGGCGAGTACGGCATCCTGATCCGGTCGGACCTGAAGGGCCACGGCATCGGCTGGCGTCTGATGACGATCATGATCGAGTACGCGAAGTGGCTGGGCCTGGACACCGTGGAAGGCCAGGTGCTGCGCGAGAACAGCACGATGATCGCGATGTGCCAGAGCCTGGGCTTCACTACCCGGCTGGACCCGGACGACTCCACGGTGATGATGGTCAGCCTGCCGGTGCAACAGGTGGCGTCTACCTTGTTGGCGTGA
- the mgtE gene encoding magnesium transporter: MNQKQMLRPATDAATLAAPLAGFNTADAVEYLNTLLLSRAVELLGALPLPRAVKLLEAPELQRAGDLVAALPPARAAALLGLMADDRATDIVHQLDEEERARLVPLISADARQVIQQLLSYPPHTAGALMTTEFVSVPATWTVGQTLQHIRDVERTRETVYAIYVLDPASQRLQQVVTMRRLITGRAQDAILDVAQVNAPVTVDVQMDQEEVAQLIRRHDLLAIPVVDAGQRVLGIVTVDDILDALIEESTEDAHKFGGMEALEKQYMQIGFLEMLRKRGGWLSVLFLGEMLTASAMQHYEHELARAVVLTLFIPLIMSSGGNSGSQATSLLIRSLALRELRLRDWWKVALRELPTGIVLGTILGTLAMARITVWQLGGLHDYGEHWLLLGFTVAAALVGIVTFGSLSGSMLPFALKRLGFDPASASAPFVATLVDVTGLVIYFSIAATILHGTLL; the protein is encoded by the coding sequence ATGAACCAGAAGCAGATGCTGCGTCCCGCTACCGACGCCGCCACCCTTGCCGCACCCCTGGCCGGTTTCAACACGGCCGATGCGGTCGAATACCTCAACACCTTGTTGCTGTCCCGCGCCGTGGAACTGCTGGGCGCGCTTCCGTTGCCGCGCGCGGTGAAGCTGCTGGAAGCGCCGGAGCTGCAGCGCGCCGGCGACCTCGTGGCTGCATTGCCGCCGGCCCGCGCCGCCGCGCTGCTTGGGTTGATGGCCGATGACCGCGCCACCGATATCGTCCATCAGCTGGATGAAGAAGAGCGCGCCCGGCTGGTGCCCCTGATCAGCGCCGACGCACGGCAGGTGATCCAGCAGCTGTTGAGCTATCCACCGCATACCGCCGGTGCACTGATGACGACCGAATTCGTCAGCGTGCCTGCCACGTGGACGGTCGGGCAGACCCTGCAGCACATCCGTGATGTGGAGCGCACGCGCGAGACCGTGTACGCGATCTATGTGCTCGACCCGGCCAGCCAGCGCCTGCAGCAGGTGGTGACGATGCGCCGCTTGATCACCGGTCGGGCGCAGGACGCCATCCTCGACGTGGCGCAGGTCAACGCACCGGTCACCGTGGACGTGCAGATGGACCAGGAAGAAGTCGCGCAGCTGATCCGGCGCCACGATCTGTTGGCGATCCCGGTGGTGGATGCAGGGCAGCGCGTGCTGGGCATCGTCACCGTGGACGACATCCTGGATGCGCTGATCGAAGAGTCCACCGAGGACGCGCATAAGTTCGGCGGCATGGAGGCGCTGGAAAAGCAGTACATGCAGATCGGTTTCCTGGAGATGCTGCGCAAGCGCGGCGGCTGGCTGAGCGTGTTGTTCCTCGGCGAGATGCTGACGGCAAGCGCGATGCAGCACTACGAACACGAGCTCGCCCGTGCGGTGGTGCTGACGCTGTTCATCCCGCTGATCATGAGCTCCGGCGGCAACTCCGGTTCGCAGGCGACCTCTCTGCTGATCCGCAGCCTGGCACTGCGCGAACTGCGCCTGCGCGACTGGTGGAAAGTGGCCCTGCGTGAACTGCCTACGGGCATCGTGCTGGGTACCATCCTGGGCACGCTGGCGATGGCCCGCATCACGGTGTGGCAGCTGGGCGGACTGCACGATTACGGCGAACACTGGCTGCTGCTCGGCTTCACCGTCGCGGCAGCACTGGTCGGCATCGTCACGTTCGGCTCATTGTCCGGCTCGATGCTGCCGTTCGCCCTCAAGCGGCTGGGCTTCGACCCGGCCAGCGCCTCGGCCCCGTTCGTTGCCACCCTGGTCGACGTCACCGGGCTGGTCATCTACTTCAGCATTGCCGCCACGATCCTCCACGGCACCCTGCTGTGA
- a CDS encoding monovalent cation:proton antiporter-2 (CPA2) family protein: MHSGVLELALVLLLAAVIAVPVFRRLGFGAVLGYLAAGVVLGPDGLGFVQDADRILGAAEIGVVMLLFVIGLELSPSRLKVMRRSVFGAGALQVASCGLVLGGLLMLDHFQWKSALVVGIALALSSTAVGLQLLSEHKALNSNHGRLAFAILLFQDLIAIPLLAAIPLLGGARNQTLHWQDAAIAIGALAVVILCGRPLLRRVFGVVARSRSPEVFTATALLVVLGTAWFMQEAGLSASLGAFLAGVLLSDSEFRHELEAQIEPFKGLFLGLFFIAVGMGIDLDRIIAEPGMIAAGVGILLVVKFGILYAIGRLAKLPSRQALLLGSVLWLGGEFAFVVFNEAQRAQLLGSANHDRLVAIVGLSMALTPLLMIVLLRLLGREASTTTQAPPADDVAPDNRPKVLIAGMGRFGQVVARLLTAQKVPFVALEANPDTVADLRRFGNQLYYGDPTRPEMLRAAGGAEIAVFVVTMDDPETNLRATRLIRRLYPDARVLARARNRQHAWRLMDMAAEPFREVFGTSLELSERVLIALGIPGDTAKRHVQRFREHDEKLLRDQYLVYDDETAVIQTSRDARADLMHLFEADAGHDGDRSREDQ, encoded by the coding sequence ATGCATAGCGGTGTGCTTGAACTCGCGTTGGTCCTGCTGCTTGCGGCGGTGATTGCCGTCCCCGTATTCCGCCGCCTCGGCTTCGGGGCAGTGCTGGGCTACCTGGCCGCCGGCGTGGTGCTGGGGCCCGATGGCCTGGGCTTCGTGCAGGATGCAGACCGCATCCTCGGCGCGGCTGAGATCGGCGTGGTGATGCTGCTGTTCGTCATCGGCCTGGAACTATCGCCGTCGCGACTGAAGGTGATGCGACGTTCGGTGTTCGGCGCCGGCGCGCTGCAGGTCGCCAGTTGCGGACTCGTGCTGGGCGGCCTGCTGATGCTCGATCATTTCCAATGGAAGAGCGCGTTGGTCGTGGGCATCGCCCTGGCCCTGTCATCCACGGCGGTGGGCCTGCAGCTGCTGTCCGAGCACAAGGCGCTGAACAGCAATCATGGCCGACTGGCCTTCGCGATCCTGCTGTTCCAGGACCTCATCGCCATCCCGTTGTTGGCCGCGATTCCGCTGCTGGGCGGCGCGCGCAACCAGACCCTGCACTGGCAGGATGCCGCCATCGCGATCGGTGCGCTGGCGGTGGTCATCCTGTGCGGACGCCCGCTGCTGCGCCGCGTGTTCGGCGTGGTCGCACGCAGCCGCAGCCCGGAGGTATTCACCGCCACGGCGTTGCTGGTGGTGCTGGGCACGGCGTGGTTCATGCAGGAGGCGGGGCTGAGTGCCAGCCTTGGGGCGTTCCTGGCCGGAGTGCTGCTGTCTGATTCGGAGTTCCGGCACGAGCTGGAAGCGCAGATCGAGCCCTTCAAGGGGTTGTTCCTCGGCCTGTTCTTCATTGCCGTCGGCATGGGCATCGATCTGGACCGCATCATCGCCGAGCCGGGCATGATCGCCGCCGGCGTGGGCATCCTGCTGGTGGTCAAGTTCGGCATTCTTTACGCCATCGGCCGCTTGGCCAAGCTGCCGTCGCGACAGGCGCTGCTGCTGGGCAGCGTGCTGTGGCTGGGCGGTGAGTTCGCCTTCGTCGTGTTCAACGAGGCACAGCGCGCGCAGTTGCTGGGCAGTGCCAATCATGATCGGCTGGTCGCCATCGTCGGTCTGTCGATGGCGCTGACACCGCTGCTGATGATCGTGCTCTTGCGGCTGCTGGGGCGCGAAGCGAGCACGACCACCCAGGCCCCACCGGCTGACGACGTCGCACCGGATAATCGGCCGAAGGTGCTGATTGCCGGCATGGGACGCTTCGGCCAGGTGGTGGCACGGCTGCTGACGGCGCAGAAGGTGCCTTTCGTCGCACTGGAAGCCAACCCGGATACCGTGGCCGACCTGAGGCGATTCGGTAACCAGCTTTACTACGGTGATCCGACCCGCCCGGAGATGCTGCGCGCAGCCGGCGGCGCCGAGATCGCGGTGTTCGTGGTGACGATGGATGATCCCGAAACCAACCTGCGCGCGACGCGGTTGATCCGCAGGCTGTATCCGGACGCGCGCGTGCTGGCGCGTGCGCGTAACCGCCAGCATGCGTGGCGCTTGATGGACATGGCCGCCGAACCGTTCCGCGAAGTCTTCGGGACCAGCCTGGAGCTAAGCGAACGGGTACTGATCGCGTTGGGCATCCCGGGCGACACGGCGAAGCGGCACGTGCAGCGTTTCCGCGAGCACGACGAGAAGCTGCTGCGTGACCAGTACCTGGTGTACGACGATGAGACCGCCGTGATCCAGACCTCGCGTGACGCCCGCGCCGATCTGATGCATCTGTTCGAGGCCGACGCAGGCCACGATGGGGACCGTTCGCGCGAGGACCAGTGA
- a CDS encoding ankyrin repeat domain-containing protein: protein MTDRRPREVYGALGLGALLSLGAAIGGIPGAVLAALAQPVYALGVSWARRSRVPRAVPQVLREEVPALLALWLAGPAVLALLMAWPLAALRESGSLAAALGLAVLLGVALLAVWRTWPLWSDVERLAGGLQRHGAGLSGRDLGAWRGLAVAALVLAISALVVLPAWPALLPAALRWPAVAAIVLLSPLLHLMLQRIAPAGTGRVAPATHTDALRTAWEANEPRVDAVPTALEPMQADALGPALYEAARHGRIERALQLLQAGADPRAAPDPQWRDQRNLPVLAAVLPDLRLLRELIARGVDVNAPHKGMTPLLAATRDSWHGRPEAVMTLLANGADSRATDADGNTPLHHAARSSDPGVAALLRDAAAEIDALNNEGWSPLAVACQVGNWRLARFLLERGARAEPVEGIPVLLAAAATDDDDPAGVQLLLKHKARADARDAQRRSALHEAALAGHSAIIDALLAAGANLEARDALGRTPLLEAAAGGRAAVLEHLLPHKPDLAAVDGDGRNALMLAAMATDVPPQLVRRLLDLGLVADLADPVARRAVDSAAEAGRWAIVSMLDPAYPLPAAVSDGLAAAEGSEGGASLLPDRPPLELLRESLGFGNLDGLEALVRLCRPDELGALLHDPELALDPRAVSWLLQHGASHDALDACTDTPMFALLARGVDAVPALQAMLEQGVSPAGAGGLARFLAACAQHDHASRGLEQLALELLERGADPFAASPAGDPPLSLAVRLGWLRLQTGLLSLGVDREARDSHGMTALHLATALGREAALKTLVRHGASPEARAADGQTPLGVALSSGRRDLADWLDWRVWALPRRTLRESDVAAAATTGDVDAVRRLIDLGFAVDSVDAQGCTALLRAAGGGHLAVVDLLLARQADPQHASASGATPLSAAVSMRQMDIVSALLDAGAQLEHRLPGGVTVLMLASALGLPDIVARLLSAGADVHACDAQQLAPLHCAALYGFSARDRSRLLALLDTLLLAGAEPDQSAAGDVTPLLLLLGARAEPGTACDEQVVLAGVERLLDEDVSLDVRDPRGFGPLHLAALHGLPLLVQRLLRAGADPEARDTLNRSPREIAVMRGFIDVAGEFAPRVPGVSSMARFLRE, encoded by the coding sequence ATGACTGACCGCAGGCCGCGCGAGGTATACGGCGCCCTGGGGCTGGGCGCGTTGCTGTCGCTGGGTGCCGCCATCGGGGGTATCCCCGGCGCGGTGCTGGCGGCGCTGGCGCAGCCGGTGTATGCGCTGGGCGTGTCATGGGCCCGTCGCAGCCGCGTACCGCGCGCCGTGCCGCAGGTGCTGCGCGAAGAGGTTCCCGCGCTGTTGGCGCTGTGGTTGGCCGGCCCTGCGGTCTTGGCGCTGCTGATGGCCTGGCCCTTGGCTGCGCTGCGTGAAAGCGGCAGCCTGGCCGCCGCGCTGGGACTGGCGGTGCTGCTGGGGGTCGCGTTGCTCGCCGTCTGGCGTACCTGGCCGTTGTGGAGCGACGTGGAACGTCTGGCCGGTGGCCTGCAGCGGCATGGGGCAGGCCTGTCCGGCCGCGACCTTGGTGCGTGGCGCGGACTGGCCGTGGCGGCCCTGGTACTGGCGATTAGTGCGCTTGTCGTGTTGCCAGCGTGGCCGGCGCTGCTGCCGGCGGCGCTGCGCTGGCCTGCCGTCGCTGCCATTGTGCTGCTGTCGCCGTTGCTGCACCTGATGCTGCAGCGGATCGCACCGGCCGGCACGGGGCGCGTGGCCCCGGCGACCCACACGGACGCGCTGCGTACCGCGTGGGAAGCAAACGAGCCCAGGGTCGACGCCGTGCCCACGGCACTGGAGCCGATGCAGGCCGATGCCTTGGGCCCGGCCCTCTACGAAGCGGCGCGACATGGCCGCATCGAGCGCGCGCTGCAGCTGCTGCAGGCCGGCGCGGACCCGCGTGCTGCGCCGGACCCGCAATGGCGCGACCAACGTAATCTTCCGGTGCTGGCCGCGGTGCTGCCAGACCTGCGCCTGCTGCGCGAACTGATCGCGCGCGGCGTCGACGTCAATGCACCGCACAAGGGAATGACGCCGCTGCTGGCGGCGACCCGTGACAGCTGGCACGGTCGTCCCGAAGCGGTGATGACGCTGCTCGCCAATGGCGCCGATTCGCGCGCCACCGACGCCGATGGCAATACGCCCCTGCACCATGCCGCGCGCAGCTCGGATCCCGGGGTGGCCGCGCTGCTGCGTGACGCCGCCGCCGAAATCGACGCACTGAACAATGAAGGCTGGTCACCGCTGGCGGTGGCCTGTCAGGTCGGCAACTGGCGGCTGGCGCGTTTCCTGCTGGAACGCGGCGCGCGGGCCGAGCCCGTGGAAGGCATTCCGGTGCTGCTGGCCGCTGCGGCCACCGACGATGATGATCCCGCGGGCGTCCAGCTGCTGCTCAAGCACAAGGCGCGCGCCGATGCGCGTGACGCCCAGCGCCGCAGCGCGCTGCATGAAGCGGCGCTGGCAGGCCACTCAGCCATCATCGATGCGCTGTTGGCGGCCGGAGCCAACCTGGAAGCGCGTGATGCCCTGGGCCGCACCCCGCTGCTGGAGGCTGCCGCAGGCGGTCGTGCCGCCGTGCTGGAACACCTGCTGCCGCACAAGCCCGACCTGGCGGCAGTGGACGGTGACGGCCGCAACGCGCTGATGCTGGCCGCGATGGCAACGGACGTCCCCCCGCAGCTGGTCCGTCGCCTGCTGGACCTGGGTCTGGTCGCCGACCTGGCAGATCCCGTGGCACGACGCGCGGTGGATAGCGCTGCCGAAGCGGGCCGTTGGGCCATCGTCAGCATGCTCGACCCCGCGTATCCGCTGCCCGCTGCGGTCAGCGACGGCCTCGCGGCCGCCGAAGGCAGCGAAGGCGGGGCGTCGCTGCTGCCTGACCGGCCGCCGTTGGAACTGCTGCGCGAGTCCTTGGGCTTCGGCAATCTGGACGGCCTGGAGGCGCTGGTCCGGTTGTGCCGCCCTGACGAACTGGGCGCGCTGCTGCACGATCCCGAACTGGCACTGGATCCGCGCGCGGTCAGCTGGCTGCTGCAGCACGGCGCCTCGCATGACGCGCTCGATGCCTGCACCGACACGCCGATGTTCGCGTTGCTCGCGCGTGGCGTGGACGCCGTGCCTGCCTTGCAGGCCATGCTGGAGCAGGGCGTATCGCCCGCCGGCGCCGGCGGCCTGGCACGGTTCCTGGCGGCGTGTGCACAGCATGACCACGCCAGTCGCGGACTTGAACAACTGGCGCTGGAGCTGCTGGAGCGGGGCGCGGATCCGTTCGCGGCGTCCCCGGCAGGTGATCCGCCGCTGTCGCTGGCCGTGCGTTTGGGCTGGTTGCGCCTGCAGACGGGCCTGTTGAGCCTGGGCGTGGACCGCGAAGCACGCGACAGCCATGGCATGACGGCCCTGCATCTGGCGACCGCGCTCGGTCGCGAAGCCGCATTGAAGACGCTCGTCCGCCATGGCGCATCGCCGGAAGCCCGTGCCGCCGATGGCCAGACGCCGCTGGGCGTGGCGCTGTCCAGTGGCCGCCGCGATCTGGCCGATTGGCTGGACTGGCGGGTATGGGCCCTGCCGCGCCGCACCCTGCGCGAGTCGGACGTGGCCGCGGCCGCCACTACCGGCGATGTCGATGCCGTGCGTCGCCTGATCGACCTGGGTTTCGCCGTCGACAGCGTCGATGCGCAGGGCTGTACCGCCCTGCTGCGTGCCGCAGGCGGCGGGCACCTGGCCGTGGTGGACCTGCTGCTGGCCCGCCAGGCGGATCCGCAACATGCCTCGGCCAGCGGTGCCACGCCGTTGTCAGCGGCGGTCAGCATGCGCCAGATGGATATCGTGTCGGCCCTGCTGGACGCCGGTGCGCAGCTGGAACACCGGCTGCCGGGCGGCGTCACGGTGTTGATGCTGGCATCGGCCCTGGGCCTGCCCGACATCGTGGCGCGTCTGCTCAGCGCCGGTGCCGACGTCCACGCGTGCGATGCACAGCAACTGGCGCCGCTGCATTGCGCCGCGCTGTACGGATTCTCCGCGCGTGATCGTTCGCGCCTGCTGGCGCTGCTCGATACCCTGCTGCTGGCAGGGGCCGAACCGGATCAGTCCGCTGCAGGTGACGTAACCCCGCTGCTGTTGCTGCTGGGCGCGCGTGCCGAACCGGGCACGGCCTGCGACGAGCAGGTGGTGCTGGCCGGCGTCGAACGCCTGCTGGATGAAGACGTATCGCTGGACGTCCGCGATCCACGCGGGTTCGGGCCGCTGCACCTGGCCGCATTGCATGGACTGCCGCTGCTGGTCCAGCGCCTGTTGCGTGCAGGAGCGGACCCCGAGGCACGCGACACACTCAACCGCAGCCCGCGCGAGATCGCGGTGATGCGCGGTTTCATCGACGTGGCAGGTGAGTTCGCACCCCGGGTCCCGGGCGTGTCATCGATGGCGCGTTTCCTGCGCGAATGA
- a CDS encoding YcgL domain-containing protein, producing the protein MQAYVYKSHRKDDTYVYLAERDGFAVLPAPLAASLGKLDLVMEVALTEDRRLARADAALVRAELASRGFYLQVPPSITSMMPRHND; encoded by the coding sequence ATGCAAGCCTACGTCTACAAAAGCCACCGTAAAGACGACACCTACGTCTATCTCGCCGAGCGTGATGGCTTCGCTGTGCTGCCTGCACCGCTGGCTGCCTCGCTGGGAAAACTCGATCTGGTGATGGAAGTCGCGCTGACCGAAGATCGCCGCCTTGCCCGCGCCGACGCGGCGCTGGTGCGTGCCGAGCTGGCCAGTCGCGGGTTCTACCTGCAGGTGCCGCCCAGCATCACCAGCATGATGCCGCGCCACAATGACTGA